From one Formosa sediminum genomic stretch:
- a CDS encoding DUF4369 domain-containing protein, whose product MKKLTILFLLLIVVACGKDQGNLTVKTHVKGLKKGTVYLQKIEDSLLVSLDSIHINGNENFELHGQVDSPEIFYLVLNKHDKSYEHLPFFAEAGVIDIKTTLKHFVTDATISGSKNQALLDEYNVFNSRLKNARLDLIKENFEANKAKDSIKLDSISKADAGLIKRKYLFTVNYAINHKDAEVAPYLALSEIYDANVKWLDTINTSLTPEVKASTYGKQLQTYIEDLKKK is encoded by the coding sequence ATGAAAAAACTAACTATTCTATTCCTTTTATTAATCGTTGTCGCTTGTGGTAAAGATCAAGGAAATTTAACTGTAAAAACACATGTAAAGGGTTTAAAAAAGGGAACTGTTTATCTTCAAAAAATTGAAGATTCACTTTTGGTCTCTTTAGATTCTATACACATTAACGGAAATGAAAATTTTGAATTACACGGACAAGTAGATTCCCCAGAAATATTTTATTTGGTTTTAAATAAACACGATAAATCTTATGAGCATTTGCCGTTTTTTGCAGAAGCAGGAGTTATAGATATTAAAACAACACTGAAACACTTTGTCACAGATGCAACAATTTCAGGATCTAAAAACCAAGCTTTATTAGATGAATACAACGTATTTAATTCTAGACTTAAAAATGCACGTTTAGATTTAATAAAAGAAAATTTTGAAGCAAATAAAGCTAAAGATTCTATTAAATTAGATAGTATAAGTAAAGCAGACGCAGGATTAATTAAACGTAAGTATTTATTTACTGTAAATTATGCTATTAACCACAAAGATGCAGAAGTTGCTCCGTATTTAGCTTTATCTGAAATTTATGATGCAAATGTTAAGTGGTTAGACACTATAAACACCTCTCTTACTCCTGAAGTAAAAGCATCTACTTACGGAAAACAATTACAAACATATATTGAAGATCTTAAGAAAAAATAA
- a CDS encoding DUF819 family protein, which translates to MENTPLFTNDAIVFGILMLSLGFVFYTEAKTSKFWITFYKYIPGLLMCYLIPAIFNSLGIISADISQTYFIASRYLLPAALVLMTISIDLKAIFNLGWKALIMFFTGTLGIIIGGPIAILIISTFSPETVGGAGFDAVWRGLSTLAGSWIGGGPNQAAMLEIYQFNQELYGGMVLIDIVVANIWMALILLGIGKRKNIDNWLKADNTAINELQKRVQTFSEKTTKIPTLTDIMLILTFAFVSVGCAHFGSELISTFLTSNFEAVSDPRSPLSSFGSSFFWLITLATIFGILLSFTKAKAYEGAGASKIGSVFIYILVATIGMKMDLTKLFENPGLILIGIVWMFIHAVLLIVVAKLIKAPYFFLAVGSQANVGGAASAPVVAAAFHPSLATVGALLAVFGYVVGTYGAILCTELMKIVATN; encoded by the coding sequence GATGCTATTGTATTTGGAATTTTAATGCTATCATTAGGCTTTGTATTTTATACAGAAGCTAAAACTTCAAAATTCTGGATTACTTTTTACAAATACATTCCTGGTTTATTAATGTGCTACTTAATTCCTGCCATTTTTAATTCTTTAGGTATTATTTCAGCAGATATTTCTCAGACCTATTTTATTGCCAGCCGATACCTGTTACCAGCAGCTTTAGTATTAATGACTATTAGTATAGACCTAAAAGCTATTTTTAATTTAGGTTGGAAAGCTTTAATTATGTTCTTTACAGGAACCTTAGGTATTATAATAGGCGGACCTATTGCCATATTAATAATTTCTACATTTTCTCCCGAAACTGTTGGAGGTGCTGGGTTTGATGCCGTATGGCGCGGATTATCTACCCTTGCAGGGAGTTGGATTGGTGGAGGTCCAAATCAAGCAGCCATGTTAGAAATTTATCAATTTAATCAAGAGTTGTATGGCGGTATGGTATTAATAGACATAGTGGTAGCCAATATTTGGATGGCGTTAATATTATTAGGAATTGGAAAACGAAAAAATATTGACAATTGGTTAAAAGCCGATAATACAGCTATTAATGAATTACAGAAAAGAGTTCAAACTTTTAGTGAAAAAACAACTAAAATACCAACTTTAACAGACATTATGCTGATTCTTACTTTCGCATTTGTATCTGTAGGATGTGCTCATTTTGGATCTGAATTAATTTCAACCTTCTTAACTTCTAACTTTGAAGCTGTAAGCGATCCAAGAAGCCCATTATCATCTTTTGGCAGTAGTTTCTTTTGGCTCATTACACTTGCTACAATTTTTGGTATATTATTATCCTTTACTAAGGCTAAGGCTTACGAAGGCGCAGGAGCAAGTAAAATTGGCAGTGTATTTATATACATTTTGGTTGCAACCATTGGAATGAAAATGGATTTAACAAAATTATTCGAAAACCCAGGTCTCATACTAATTGGTATTGTGTGGATGTTTATACATGCTGTATTACTAATAGTAGTCGCTAAACTTATAAAAGCTCCTTACTTTTTCTTGGCAGTTGGAAGTCAAGCTAATGTAGGTGGTGCAGCCTCGGCTCCTGTTGTAGCAGCTGCTTTTCATCCATCTTTAGCCACTGTGGGTGCCCTTTTAGCAGTGTTTGGTTATGTGGTAGGAACTTATGGCGCAATTCTGTGTACAGAGCTCATGAAAATCGTAGCTACTAACTAG